The Anopheles gambiae chromosome 2, idAnoGambNW_F1_1, whole genome shotgun sequence genomic sequence CAATCAATTACTTTCCTCCCTTACTTAGGAACTTGTAAAACACTGTTTTAGCTGTTGTTACGTCAGTGTCCgtttttttagcatttttgtCCGTTTTCAAATGATAATGAGACGATCCGCTCTTCTTTTCGCGAAACAGTTCTTTTGTAGAAACCGAAAGTTCAAACAGAGACATTCTTTTGTCACCTGTTTCTTGTACTTTCAGCACGTTGCGTGCATGAAACGCCACATATGCGCATACGTCACATCATAATCCACAGCCGCGGTCACGTTCTAAACAACGCTACCGAAGTAACGcaaccagacacacacacacacacacagcgataGTAAAAACATTTGGGTTTGGAAATCATACAAACGCAAACCCCTCACCACCATGGTGCCCCGTATGAGGTAAGAAAAAGCCCTCATTCTACTCACCACACTCCCGTACACTGGGGCAAAGTCGCGCTGCACCACGTCCAGATCCCGCGTACGCACGTTGTGATTATGATCCGCCAGCGGTTTCGCGGACCGGTCAAACAGGGGCATCCGGGCGGGCGTCGCATTGCTGGCGTACGGGCCGGACCGCTGGTCGTCTTCCGGGTAAGCCCGCTTTACCGGCTCGGGCACGTTGTTCTCCTTAAGATGCCGCTTCTGTTCACGGGCCAGCGCAAGCTTCGTTTCACGCTCGCGCGCCAACCGTTGGCATTTCTCCTCCAGCTCGCGCTGTTCCCGCTCCTTGTCGCGCAGCCTGCGGAAAGGGAAGCACATACGCAAGCGCATAAGTTAACTGTGGCAGGTGAAGAGACGGAAAGGAACACGAAAGGACACTAATTGCGTCAACGTACCGGCGTTCGTACGCTTCCCGCTCGAGTTGCTCCGCCTGCTCGGAGGAAATTTGTTCACCACGTTCCTTCTGCTCCTGCTCCAGCTGCTTGTAACTTTGCTCCTCCTCGAGAATGCGTGCTTTCTCTGCTTCctaacgaaataaaaaaaagcaatgagTTTCGTCAACACAACTGCCACCACCAAGATGGAAAGAGATTGATGCGTACGTAATCGCGCTGCCGGTCCTTTAGCTGCATCACTTCGTACAGGAGCGATTCTTGCGTTTCGTCCAGCCCCGGCTCgagcggttgctgctgctctagGTTTTTCAGCTCCGTTTCCGTGTTGATAATTTCCAGCGCATTCTGCTTCGATTTGTCCAGTATCTGCTCGTGCTCGACTAGTATGTCTTCCAGCGGTTTTTTGCGCGCCTCGTACAGGGTGACTGCCGCCACCTTGCTGTTACGATCGATCGTTGGCTTAAAGCCGGGCTTGGTGAAACTTTCCTCCTTCATCGGTATATCGCTAATGTTGGGATATTCAATATCGTCTGGAAAGGACATATTTATATTAGGTTTGCTGTTTCGATTCATTTGCTAGCTAACCGCCATACCTATATTATCACCCATGGCGTCCAACACCGTCGGTGGCCGATAGGAGGGATTCGTACAGCTTGCCGGGTAGTGCAGCACGAAGCTTTCGTATCCACCATCCAGTCGAATGATTTTCGTGTCCTCAATGTCCTGATCGTACTGTTTCAGGGGCGAAAAGCGggtaaacaaacattaaatattGGCAACAAGCAATCACATGGCACTACAGAAAGAAACACCATTACATGACAAAGCGTGTAGTTCAAGATGTACAGCGGTGTATCCTTCACCGGTACGCCGGACGTGTTCCAGTCCATCAGTACGACCTGCTCCTTCACCATCCGGTTCGACCAGAGCGTGCGCGATTCCGGCGGCAGGGCGTGATTTATCTTGCCCGCCGTCATACCCGCCACGAGCAGATGCTCCGGCACGTTCACGAGATAGGCGTACCGCAGGTGCGACGCTTCGTAGTCCTTCGCCGGACGGCAGTCCATGATCAGCATGCTGACCCGGCTATCGTTTATCATGGCGTGCAGTTCCGTCGCGGTGACGGATTGCTTTTGCCCGGAAGCGATCGGCACAACTATCGGCGcctcctttcccaccaccGGTTGCCTTCCGTTGCTGGCCCGCTCCAGTTCTACCGCCCGGGACAGGGTCGCGGATCCACCCCGCTGTCGGGCACGCTCCTCGTACCGGGCCTCCAGACTGTTTTTTAGCTTGCTCAACTTCTCGAAGATGCGATTAAAGTCGGACTGCGTGCCCAGCAGCCGCGTGATCGCTTCCTTCTTCCGCGCATAGTCCTTGTTCTTCCGTATGACCTGCACCAGGTTGATCAGCTTCATGTAGCCCACGTATGCCAGCTCTTCATCCCGCTTGATGTAGTTTTCGTCGCACTGCTCCATCAGCTTCCGGGCCGACCGGCAGATAATATCGATCTCCCGGTCCTTTATGTCGGGCGGTAGCTTCATGTACAGCTTCTCCAAATCGTCGAACCGCTCGCCCAAGTACAGCTGCTTCGGATGGTTCATGATGGTTGCGGTGGTGGCCGATTTAGCATAATTTTCTTACACCAGCGTGAATCATCGATTACCGTTGCGGGTGTTGTGGGTGGTTTTGTCGACTGGCGGATAGTTACAGCGTATTACAACAGTAAATTTATCTTCCGAAAGTGAAACTTTTCACGGATTTCACCCAAAACTGATAACACACAGGTGCCGTGTTTTTGTTCGCATCAcgcaaacttttttttgttgaggaCCGGAGCTGTCAAAATACCAATAACGTCAGGGGGACATCTACTCGAGCTGGTTGTACAaaataaagcataaaaatGAGATGAAAAGGATTAAACAATTgcagttaaattaaaataacacCGCAGAAAGATGCAATTAAATTAAGAATTGATTGTTTCCCAAAGAATTTGTATTGGATGAGAACAATGAGTGTATGCTACCGTTCGCAGCTGCATATCAATCCAACCCTGCGTGAAATGTCACAACCCCAGTTCAGCCCTGTCACGATCCGTCATCGACGTGCAGTTATTTACTGTTTACCAAAATATAATTTTCCGTCTACGGAGCGATGAGTGACGAAAAGATCCACTGAATTGCTGTGTCCATTCTCGAATTTTACCAAAGGAGTCAGCAGACGAAGTAGTAAGAAACTCATCGACAGCGACACACATAGCGCAGGAATGAAGTACGCTACGTCACCTACGCCATCCCGGAGCAACAGCTCGCTGCTGGGGATGTCTTCCAGAACGGCATCGCCACTGCCCGCACCGGCCAACTATCGCGATTGCATGAGCGCCACAACGAAAAGCTACAAATACCTGCGGCGTTTCATCAAATTCGACCAAATGGACTTTGAGTATGCAATGTGGCAGATGGTGTACCTATTCATCGCACCGAAGAAAGTCTATCGCAACTTCAACTACCGCAAACGTGAGCAATTTCGCTGCGCCGTTTTGGGCCGTTTGGGATCCACTTCTAATCGGTTATTGTTTCCCTCTTGCAGAAACCAAATCACAATTTGCTCGAGATGATCCAGCCTTCCTGGTGTTGCTAGTGGGTTGCCTTTGTGGTATGTTGTTATCAACGGGAGGAAGCTTTCCATTTCGTACTAACCACTGCCCCATTGTCCGCTTTCAGTCACGTCAATTGGGTTCGCGTGGGTGTTAAGCTTAGGGTTTCTGCAGACGATCCTGTTCACACTGTACGTCGTGTTTGTTGACTGCATATTCTGCGGCATGATCGTG encodes the following:
- the LOC1273061 gene encoding ubiquitin carboxyl-terminal hydrolase 8 isoform X1; translated protein: MNHPKQLYLGERFDDLEKLYMKLPPDIKDREIDIICRSARKLMEQCDENYIKRDEELAYVGYMKLINLVQVIRKNKDYARKKEAITRLLGTQSDFNRIFEKLSKLKNSLEARYEERARQRGGSATLSRAVELERASNGRQPVVGKEAPIVVPIASGQKQSVTATELHAMINDSRVSMLIMDCRPAKDYEASHLRYAYLVNVPEHLLVAGMTAGKINHALPPESRTLWSNRMVKEQVVLMDWNTSGVPVKDTPLYILNYTLCHYDQDIEDTKIIRLDGGYESFVLHYPASCTNPSYRPPTVLDAMGDNIDDIEYPNISDIPMKEESFTKPGFKPTIDRNSKVAAVTLYEARKKPLEDILVEHEQILDKSKQNALEIINTETELKNLEQQQPLEPGLDETQESLLYEVMQLKDRQRDYEAEKARILEEEQSYKQLEQEQKERGEQISSEQAEQLEREAYERRLRDKEREQRELEEKCQRLARERETKLALAREQKRHLKENNVPEPVKRAYPEDDQRSGPYASNATPARMPLFDRSAKPLADHNHNVRTRDLDVVQRDFAPVYGSVGRGLTGLKNLGNTCYMNSILQCLSNTHFLNEFFHDPSFKMHLNRNNKTQGKIGEEVAAVIKALWTGQYKCIASKNLRYVVGQYERQFGGIEQQDSHEFLTILMDWLHSDLQTKQMQISSSLDQLPPSEKAWIEHFKGKDSYISELFYGQIKSTVKCTRCHKESATYESFSNLSLELPQDSNICYLENCLDMYFNGEEVRGWHCPKCKSNQDAIKKLDISRLPSILVVHFKRFYADPDTMATVYRKKQTLVKFPLSELNMTRYLARTEVNRNKRLTTFRYHLYGVSNHYGSMESGHYTAFCLNNIHQKWFKFDDYNVSSIDASDVQASAAYILFYSCLPDRPQSDVR
- the LOC1273059 gene encoding protein unc-50 homolog isoform X2 is translated as MKYATSPTPSRSNSSLLGMSSRTASPLPAPANYRDCMSATTKSYKYLRRFIKFDQMDFEYAMWQMVYLFIAPKKVYRNFNYRKQTKSQFARDDPAFLVLLVGCLCVTSIGFAWVLSLGFLQTILFTLYVVFVDCIFCGMIVATLLWVIANRYFRDRNSDFDMEWGYAFDVHLNAFFPPLILLHFIQLFFYHPLISRDWFISTFIGNTIWLLALGYYIYITFLGYNVVPSLKNTRIILVTLPLLCLFYVVTLIIGWNLSVSLMYYYHYRVL